The sequence CACGCGCAAGACGCATCCCTGCGGCGGCGACCAATGGGAAATCGTGCGCCTCGGCGCCGACATCGGACTCCGCTGCCTCCGCTGCGACCGGAAGGTACTGATGCCCCGCTCCAAGCTCGAGCGCCGGATCCGCGAGTTCGTGCGGCGGGGTCCCGGCGCCGCGCCCGCCGACGGCGCGCCTCGCGCCTAGCCGCCTGCCGGAGCGCCCGTCGCGGCGCGACACGTTAAGGATTTCTGCATCAAGTGT is a genomic window of bacterium containing:
- a CDS encoding DUF951 domain-containing protein, translated to MPVLKLVLGDVVRTRKTHPCGGDQWEIVRLGADIGLRCLRCDRKVLMPRSKLERRIREFVRRGPGAAPADGAPRA